Proteins co-encoded in one Medicago truncatula cultivar Jemalong A17 chromosome 8, MtrunA17r5.0-ANR, whole genome shotgun sequence genomic window:
- the LOC25500143 gene encoding UDP-glycosyltransferase 91A1, with the protein MTEDTIHVVMLPWSAFGHLIPFFKLSIALAKAGVHVSYISTPKNIQRLPKIPSSLSHLIDFVEIPLPSLNEDLLPEGAEATMDIPFDKIQYLEQAYDKLKNPVKQLVSNWLPNWIICDYNPHWIVDIAQEFHINLIYYSVVSAATLAFLGPPSNMNGRFSPDSLTLPPKWMTFPSSVAYNRTEAVAFSKYVHQNNASEVSGIERLVKVIDAAKSIICCSCYEIEGEYLNLYKKLVGKPVIPIGLLPVEMPQRGLLDGLGSVTGLRTAIFQWLDKQATKSVVFVGFGSECKLSKEQVFEIAYGLEDSKLSFLWGLRKPNWAYNDEDFLPIGFSERSCDRGLVCMGWIPQQEILAHSSIGGSLFHSGWGSTIEALQFENKLVVLPFNVDQPLNARLLVDKGLAIEVKRNEDGTFTRYEIAKSLRQAMVLEEGKELRTKTREAVGIVGNLKLHQDHYIAAFVQFLKDGIRKAI; encoded by the coding sequence ATGACTGAGGATACAATTCATGTGGTGATGCTTCCGTGGTCAGCATTTGGCCACTTAATACCATTTTTCAAACTTTCAATCGCCTTAGCCAAAGCTGGTGTTCATGTCTCCTACATATCAACTCCCAAAAACATTCAAAGACTTCCAAAAATTCCGTCAAGTCTGTcacatttgattgattttgtagaAATTCCATTGCCATCATTAAACGAAGATCTCTTGCCCGAAGGTGCTGAAGCAACTATGGACATTCCATTTGATAAAATTCAATACTTAGAACAAGCATATGATAAACTCAAAAATCCAGTGAAACAATTAGTATCCAATTGGTTACCTAATTGGATAATATGTGATTACAATCCTCATTGGATAGTAGATATTGCACAAGAGTTTCATATAAACCTAATATACTATTCTGTTGTTTCGGCAGCAACATTAGCATTCCTTGGACCACCAAGTAATATGAATGGTCGCTTCTCGCCAGACAGTTTAACATTGCCACCGAAATGGATGACATTTCCATCATCAGTTGCTTATAACAGAACTGAGGCAGTGGCATTTTCTAAGTATGTCCATCAAAACAATGCTTCTGAGGTTAGTGGTATTGAAAGGCTTGTCAAGGTAATTGATGCTGCTAAATCTATAATATGTTGCAGTTGCTATGAGATCGAAGGTGAATATCTGAACCTATACAAGAAACTAGTAGGGAAGCCTGTGATTCCTATAGGTTTGTTGCCTGTAGAGATGCCACAAAGAGGACTTCTTGATGGATTGGGCTCAGTAACAGGATTAAGGACTGCTATATTTCAGTGGCTTGATAAGCAAGCAACAAAATCGGTTGTTTTTGTAGGGTTTGGGAGTGAATGCAAATTGAGCAAGGAACAAGTTTTTGAAATAGCTTATGGGCTAGAAGATTCTAAGTTGTCATTTTTATGGGGATTAAGAAAGCCTAATTGGGCATATAATGATGAAGATTTTCTACCTATTGGTTTTAGTGAAAGGTCATGTGATAGAGGACTTGTTTGTATGGGATGGATACCACAACAAGAGATATTAGCACATTCATCTATTGGGGGGTCTTTGTTTCATTCTGGGTGGGGTTCAACAATTGAAGCATTGCAATTTGAAAACAAACTTGTTGTGTTACCTTTCAATGTCGATCAGCCTCTTAATGCAAGGCTTCTGGTGGATAAGGGTTTGGCTATTGAAGTTAAAAGAAATGAAGATGGAACATTCACTAGATATGAAATTGCTAAATCACTTAGACAAGCTATGGTGTTGGAGGAAGGAAAAGAACTCAGAACTAAGACAAGAGAAGCTGTGGGAATTGTAGGAAATTTGAAGCTGCATCAGGATCATTACATAGCAGCATTTGTCCAGTTTCTCAAGGATGGAATCAGGAAAGCGATATGA